A genome region from Setaria italica strain Yugu1 chromosome III, Setaria_italica_v2.0, whole genome shotgun sequence includes the following:
- the LOC101772808 gene encoding protein tesmin/TSO1-like CXC 2, whose amino-acid sequence MDTPDRPRAAAAAGFEDSPVFNFINNLSPIPPPKPSDRAHNVQLFKSSDLAPVSSIFASPHVNPAKEPKILIRDDSVQLPQELHSPSSVRTRVGSSITFRMIRCRDIVSENCNTTCRLNEASIDSSDHTSNSESQLPQSTQNGVGSVETNKDQCADGKTDLTISQECTDLEGMNLDESGPDKMDSSHSGIDLHENQLSEQNKDEPAAYNGDYMITNQPCGDMLTLGLPFGTETQSVNDTQKAENSYPGKSLMNEESSDHYTQNSAHEPHHYWTGAVEGAAVNYTPQALPGALQSQLMPCNKLNEPRDYMPTEQNALSQHLRGMRRRSLFNEKAGASNKGVDKASDHHSVNSTTPKCKTISGDINSKPLRTPPCALPGIGLHLNALAAIPKEKIVSRDIHSTINESSSLPCPAGSSPLPYEQNIINDDFAQTTDIVSAEPSSQGSPKKKRHKFDNGDGTSCKRCSCKKSKCLKLYCECFAAGVYCSEPCTCQGCLNNEIHMETVLSTRQQIESRNPLAFAPKVIHTSEPGLELGDFNNKTPASARHKRGCNCKKSSCLKKYCECFQGGVGCSISCRCEGCKNAFGRREGVAALSIEEPKQASEESNACVKEEKCEIDKQLVIYQATDLAAAENLLTTPSMVECRPLACLPPPSSKKPSSKKPRSSAKSGNPSRLCNSQAPLKTDILLAQFGNYAEMVLGDSTTDTLKGNSSPQTSVKVVSPNKKRVSPPRMGTGLSPICKSGRKLILKSIPSFPSLGGDFNNEDSKSKAPAP is encoded by the exons ATGGACACGCCGGAtaggccccgcgccgccgccgccgccgggttcGAG GATTCTCCTGTCTTTAATTTCATCAACAATCTCTCGCCTATACCGCCACCTAAACCTTCAGATAGAGCACATAATGTGCAGCTATTCAAGTCGTCGGACTTGGCACCTGTTTCTTCAATCTTTGCCTCACCACATGTCAATCCAGCAAAGGAACCTAAAATTCTTATAAG GGATGATTCTGTTCAACTTCCTCAAGAATTGCACTCACCTAGCAGTGTCAGGACGCGTGTGGGATCCTCGATCACTTTTAGAATGATCAGATGCAGAGACATTGTGTCAGAGAATTGCAACACCACTTGTCGCCTAAACGAGGCTTCTATTGATTCTTCGGACCATACATCAAACTCTGAAAGTCAATTGCCTCAATCTACACAGAATGGTGTTGGCAGTGTTGAAACTAACAAGGATCAATGTGCTGATGGTAAAACAGACCTTACCATATCCCAGGAGTGTACGGACCTAGAAGGTATGAACCTTGATGAGAGTGGCCCAGACAAAATGGATTCATCACATTCTGGGATTGATCTTCATGAAAACCAGCTATCTGAACAGAATAAGGATGAGCCCGCAGCGTATAATGGGGATTACATGATCACAAATCAACCATGTGGTGATATGCTGACATTAGGTTTGCCATTTGGAACAGAAACACAGTCAGTGAATGATACACAGAAAGCTGAGAACTCCTACCCTGGCAAATCCTTGATGAATGAAGAATCTAGTGACCATTACACCCAAAATTCTGCACATGAGCCTCATCATTACTGGACTGGGGCAGTGGAAGGGGCAGCAGTAAATTATACCCCCCAAGCGCTCCCTGGTGCATTGCAAAGTCAGTTGATGCCATGTAACAAGCTCAatgagcccagagattacaTGCCAACTGAGCAAAAT GCATTGTCACAGCATTTACGTGGCATGCGTAGGCGCAGCCTTTTCAATGAAAAGGCTGGGGCTAGTAATAAAGGTGTAGATAAAGCTTCAGATCATCATTCTGTAAATTCAACTACCCCCAAATGCAAAACTATTTCTGGTGACATCAACTCAAAGCCTCTGAGAACCCCTCCATGTGCATTGCCTGGTATTGGCTTGCATTTGAATGCCCTTGCTGCAAtaccaaaagaaaaaatagtcTCCCGGGACATCCACTCTACTATAAATGAATCCAGTAGCTTGCCATGCCCTGCCGGATCTTCTCCACTGCCTTATGAACAAAACATTATAAATGACGATTTTGCTCAAACAACCGATATTGTGAGTGCTGAACCTTCTAGTCAGGGTAGTCCCAAGAAGAAAAG GCACAAGTTTGATAATGGTGATGGCACTTCATGCAAGCGTTGTAGCTGTAAGAAGTCAAAATGCTTGAAACT TTACTGTGAGTGTTTTGCGGCTGGAGTATATTGTTCTGAACCTTGTACATGCCAAGGCTGTCTAAATAACGAGATCCATATGGAAACAGTTCTGTCTACTCGACAGCAGATTGAATCTCGCAATCCATTAGCATTTGCTCCTAAAGTAATTCACACTTCTGAGCCTGGCCTGGAATTAGGG GACTTTAACAACAAAACTCCTGCTTCAGCTCGTCATAAAAGAGGGTGCAATTGCAAGAAGTCATCGTGTCTAAAGAAATACTGTGAATGTTTTCAG GGTGGTGTGGGATGCTCCATAAGTTGCAGATGCGAGGGCTGCAAGAATGCTTTTGGAAGAAGGGAGG GGGTTGCTGCGTTAAGCATAGAGGAGCCTAAGCAGGCATCAGAAGAAAGCAATGCTTgtgtgaaagaagaaaaatgtgaaatcgaTAAACAACTTGTTATCTACCAAGCTACTGACCTTGCTGCTGCGGAGAATTTACTGACAACACCTTCGATGGTGGAGTGCAG GCCCTTGGCTTGTCTTCCACCCCCAAGCTCCAAGAAACCAAGCTCCAAGAAGCCAAGATCCTCAGCGAAATCTGGAAATCCTTCTCGGCTGTGCAATTCTCAAGCTCCTCTGAAGACCGATATTCTGCTCGCCCAATTCGGAAACTACGCAGAAATGGTTCTTGGCGATAGCACAACAGATACCCTAAAAGGGAATTCATCTCCTCAAACTTCTGTCAAGGTTGTGTCTCCTAATAAGAAGCGAGTCTCCCCCCCACGGATGGGTACTGGACTGTCTCCAATCTGTAAGAGTGGCAGGAAGCTGATTCTCAAGTCCATaccttcttttccttcccttGGTGGTGACTTCAACAATGAGGATTCAAAGAGCAAGGCACCAGCACCTTGA
- the LOC111256781 gene encoding zinc finger CCCH domain-containing protein 43-like, protein MQLKNKWDKLKIKFSAWNRLMKRQTGTGWDRTKGVIDMDDEWWRKARKDIPGCGGFRTKPLQNVDDLTVMFGDIINDETDHWNPMTSNPIIPQNDDTPIEVDLDVGENLDGGGDDIHVYPTEEDNGGVAVNDIEEVSPSIGNAKRRSRVVIDKGKKAKTGTALVIQEKLSEIAEQAKAFTSRKVGEVTVGQVMDLVLDCGAGYGTDEHFIATELFVKKDQRDMFMTLPTKDIRFGWLTRKFNAKYGN, encoded by the exons ATGCAATTGAAAAACAAGTGGGACAAGTTGAAGATAAAATTTTCAGCATGGAATAGATTAATGAAGAGGCAAACAGGAACAGGTTGGGATAGAACAAAGGGTGTGATTGACATGGACGATGAgtggtggaggaaggcaagAAAG GATATCCCAGGATGCGGCGGGTTCAGGACAAAACCTCTGCAAAATGTGGATGATTTGACCGTTATGTTTGGTGACATCATTAACGATGAAACAGATCATTGGAACCCTATGACTTCGAACCCTATCATACCCCAAAATGATGACACTCCTATTGAAGTAGACCTTGATGTTGGTGAGAACCTTGATGGTGGTGGGGATGATATTCATGTGTACCCAACAGAAGAAGATAATGGAGGTGTTGCTGTGAATGACATTGAGGAGGTATCTCCATCCATTGgcaatgcaaaaagaagatcgaGGGTTGTCATAGACAAAGGAAAGAAAGCAAAAACAGGAACCGCACTTGTGATTCAAGAAAAATTGAGTGAGATAGCTGAACAAGCCAAGGCTTTCACATCAAGAAAGGTTGGCGAAGTTACTGTTGGACAAGtaatggatcttgttttggatTGTGGAGCGGGGTATGGTACCGATGAGCATTTTATTGCTACtgagttgtttgtgaagaaagaTCAAAGGGACATGTTCATGACACTTCCAACTAAGGACATTAGATTCGGTTGGCTTACGAGGAAGTTCAACGCCAAATACGGGAACTGA